In the genome of Mucisphaera calidilacus, one region contains:
- a CDS encoding class I adenylate-forming enzyme family protein, which produces MTPLWPILLNCVRFPTRTAIVDDRGTWTYGKLGFAALALADVIRRQTDRQRVGIMLPTSGAFPAALLGCWLAGRTPVPLNYLLSRDDLHHVAKDSGIDAVITIDKMIDFIGGLENLPDTTRPVLLEQLNLRKIPELRWPSLPKTGEDALLLYTSGTSGKPKGVRLTHGNLSANVFDIIEFARDIDYGKVFLGVLPQFHSFGVTALTLWPLTRGVKVVYTARFNPKKVCELIHEHQASVFVAVPSMFGALLSLKEVPAEHYASLKFAVSGGEPLSRDLAESVTDRLNITMCEGYGLTETAPVTNCSLPGRNKLGSVGLPLPSVRNIIVDEESNILPPGQDGEILIAGPNVMAGYHNLPELTEEVITTIQTPDGQPLRAFRTGDIGQTDEEGYLYITGRKKEMLIIAGENVFPREIEEALNDHPSVRASAIIGRKDPKRGEVPIAFVEMEEGAEFDEAALRNHCRQRMAPFKVPREIHRLHELPRNPTGKILRRSLTEPLTD; this is translated from the coding sequence GTGACACCACTCTGGCCCATACTCCTGAACTGTGTGCGTTTCCCGACGCGAACCGCGATCGTGGATGATCGTGGCACGTGGACCTATGGCAAGCTCGGCTTTGCGGCGCTGGCGCTGGCCGACGTGATCCGCAGGCAGACCGATCGGCAGCGGGTGGGGATCATGCTGCCGACGTCGGGCGCCTTTCCCGCGGCGCTGCTGGGCTGCTGGCTCGCGGGGCGGACGCCCGTGCCGCTGAATTACCTGCTGTCACGGGATGACCTGCACCACGTCGCGAAAGACTCGGGGATCGACGCGGTCATCACGATCGACAAGATGATCGATTTCATCGGCGGTCTTGAGAACCTCCCCGACACGACACGCCCGGTGCTCCTCGAACAGCTGAACCTGCGCAAGATACCGGAGCTGCGCTGGCCGTCTCTGCCGAAGACGGGCGAGGACGCGTTGCTGCTCTACACCTCGGGAACGTCGGGCAAGCCGAAGGGGGTTCGGCTGACGCACGGCAACCTGTCCGCCAACGTCTTCGACATCATCGAGTTCGCGCGGGATATCGATTACGGCAAGGTGTTCCTGGGCGTGCTGCCTCAGTTCCACTCGTTTGGTGTGACGGCGTTGACGCTCTGGCCGCTGACGCGTGGGGTGAAGGTGGTCTACACGGCGCGGTTCAACCCGAAGAAGGTGTGCGAGCTGATCCACGAGCATCAGGCGTCGGTGTTCGTGGCGGTTCCGTCGATGTTCGGTGCTCTGCTGAGCCTCAAGGAGGTGCCTGCCGAGCACTACGCGTCGCTGAAGTTCGCGGTATCGGGGGGCGAGCCTCTGTCGCGGGACCTGGCGGAGTCGGTGACGGATCGCTTGAACATCACCATGTGCGAGGGGTATGGCCTGACCGAGACCGCTCCGGTCACGAACTGCTCGCTGCCGGGCCGGAACAAACTCGGGTCGGTCGGGCTGCCGTTGCCGTCGGTGCGCAACATCATCGTGGACGAGGAGAGCAACATCCTGCCGCCCGGGCAGGACGGGGAGATTCTGATCGCGGGGCCGAACGTGATGGCGGGGTATCACAACCTGCCGGAGCTGACGGAGGAGGTGATCACGACGATCCAGACGCCCGACGGACAACCCCTAAGGGCTTTCCGCACGGGGGACATCGGGCAGACGGACGAGGAGGGTTATCTCTACATCACCGGGCGGAAGAAGGAGATGCTGATCATCGCCGGCGAGAACGTCTTCCCGCGTGAGATCGAGGAGGCGCTCAACGATCACCCGTCGGTCCGAGCATCGGCGATTATCGGGCGTAAGGACCCGAAGCGAGGCGAGGTGCCGATCGCCTTCGTGGAGATGGAGGAGGGTGCAGAGTTCGACGAGGCGGCGTTGCGCAACCACTGCCGTCAGCGGATGGCGCCCTTCAAGGTGCCGCGGGAGATTCATCGTCTGCACGAGTTGCCCCGCAACCCGACGGGGAAGATTCTCCGCCGGAGTCTGACCGAGCCACTGACTGATTGA
- the bamA gene encoding outer membrane protein assembly factor BamA, translated as MRRKPHQKLSCLVGSLLLASSLVAQTVGPNPAGRLVSEIRVEGLEQVSESLVRNQIRSRVGGAYNPDTIESDIARITHLGRFGTVRVRWQPAEDGSAIVTFAVDELDALLDVAVVGNKAINDEDLLAAIQLRAGDPIDSFLIEQGRQAVLGLYREKGFFTADVSINEGLLSNEGLLVFRVREGPRIKVRDIRFDGNRAFEPKQLRPEIQTDTALMIFRNGRLNRDQLDLDAAAIRQYYRDRGYLDTRVDWRLSLSDDQKDAIVTFIVDEGPQYRVGNIRIEGATLFPEEQLRRHLRLLPGDYFSQQRARASIDAINGLYGTLGHLDTAVNVEPLYQPANAVVDVLLTVNESTPVDVGKVTVKGNDLTRTKVVLREVRGMNPGRRFDGNGRELTQKRLQQSGLFAQPQVTIIEGPDPDTRDVVIDVKEQNTGFVLFGVGLSSDSGLSGGVTVTQRNFDAFDTPESFGELIRAEAFRGAGQNFRLSLQPGTEQSEYAVSFGEPALFDSDFFFNTTAALRDFSRTDYDETRGTLSFGVGKRFGDIWSASVRTRIEAIEISDIENTAPDDVVEVAGNNTVTGVSLVLRRNTADHPITPTTGSNTQFSVEQAGALGGDFTFTRLDFDFRKFWPVDFDYRGRASTFSVRFQTSGIFPDDEAPTFERFYAGGHRTFRGFNYRGVGPRGYRSTGNPPPNDEVRTDQFVGGDFRLLFGMQYERPLLDDFLRGVVFIDQGTVLDDPGLSDWRASVGFGFRIKAPFLGAAPFALDFGFPLLKQKDDETQLISFDISLPFQ; from the coding sequence TTGCGGCGAAAACCGCACCAAAAACTCTCCTGCCTGGTCGGAAGCCTCCTGCTGGCCTCCTCGCTCGTGGCTCAGACCGTCGGTCCCAACCCGGCGGGTCGTCTGGTGTCGGAGATCCGTGTGGAGGGGCTGGAGCAGGTTTCGGAGAGTCTGGTCCGCAACCAGATCCGTTCGCGGGTGGGCGGGGCGTACAACCCGGACACGATCGAATCGGACATCGCCCGGATCACGCACCTGGGGCGTTTCGGAACGGTCCGCGTCCGCTGGCAGCCGGCGGAGGACGGGTCGGCGATCGTCACGTTCGCGGTGGACGAGCTGGATGCCCTGCTGGACGTGGCGGTGGTGGGGAACAAGGCGATCAACGACGAGGACCTGCTCGCGGCCATTCAGCTGCGTGCGGGCGACCCGATCGACTCCTTCCTGATCGAGCAGGGCCGGCAGGCGGTGCTGGGCCTTTATCGCGAGAAGGGGTTCTTCACCGCGGACGTGTCGATCAATGAGGGGCTGCTGAGCAACGAGGGGCTGCTCGTGTTCCGCGTGCGGGAGGGCCCGCGGATCAAGGTGCGCGACATCCGTTTCGACGGCAACCGCGCGTTCGAGCCCAAGCAGCTTCGGCCTGAGATCCAGACCGACACGGCGTTGATGATCTTCCGCAACGGCCGGCTCAACCGCGATCAGCTCGACCTGGATGCGGCGGCGATCCGGCAGTACTACCGCGATCGGGGCTATCTCGACACGCGTGTCGACTGGCGGCTGAGCCTCTCCGACGATCAGAAGGACGCGATCGTGACGTTCATCGTCGATGAAGGCCCGCAGTACCGCGTGGGGAATATCCGGATCGAGGGCGCGACGCTCTTTCCCGAGGAGCAGCTGAGGCGGCACCTGCGGCTGTTGCCCGGCGACTACTTCAGCCAGCAGCGGGCGCGTGCGTCCATCGACGCGATCAACGGCCTGTACGGGACGCTCGGGCATCTTGACACGGCGGTGAATGTGGAGCCGCTCTACCAGCCGGCGAACGCGGTGGTGGACGTGCTGCTGACCGTCAACGAGTCCACGCCTGTTGACGTCGGCAAGGTGACGGTCAAGGGCAACGACCTGACTCGAACGAAGGTTGTGCTGCGCGAGGTGCGGGGCATGAACCCGGGCCGGCGGTTCGACGGCAACGGGCGTGAACTGACGCAGAAGCGGCTGCAGCAGTCGGGGCTGTTTGCCCAGCCTCAGGTGACGATCATCGAGGGGCCGGACCCGGACACGCGTGACGTGGTGATCGACGTCAAGGAACAGAACACGGGGTTTGTTCTCTTTGGCGTGGGCTTGAGTTCGGACTCGGGGCTCTCGGGTGGCGTGACGGTGACGCAGCGGAACTTCGACGCGTTCGACACGCCTGAGAGCTTTGGTGAGCTGATCCGTGCCGAGGCGTTCCGTGGGGCGGGGCAGAACTTCAGGCTCTCGCTTCAGCCGGGCACGGAGCAGAGCGAGTACGCGGTGTCGTTCGGCGAGCCGGCACTGTTTGATTCGGACTTTTTCTTCAACACCACCGCGGCGCTGCGTGATTTCTCGCGGACCGATTACGACGAGACCCGCGGGACGCTGAGCTTCGGCGTCGGCAAGCGCTTCGGCGATATCTGGTCGGCGAGCGTGCGCACGCGCATCGAGGCGATCGAGATATCAGATATCGAGAACACGGCTCCGGACGACGTGGTTGAAGTCGCGGGCAACAACACGGTGACGGGGGTGAGTCTGGTGCTGCGTCGCAACACCGCGGACCACCCGATCACGCCGACGACCGGCAGCAACACGCAGTTCTCGGTGGAGCAGGCGGGCGCGCTGGGTGGCGACTTCACCTTCACGCGGCTGGATTTCGACTTCCGCAAGTTCTGGCCCGTTGACTTTGACTACCGCGGGCGGGCGTCGACCTTCTCCGTCCGCTTCCAGACCTCGGGCATTTTCCCGGACGACGAGGCACCCACTTTCGAGCGTTTCTACGCGGGTGGTCACCGGACCTTCCGCGGCTTCAACTACCGGGGCGTGGGGCCGCGCGGGTATCGGAGCACCGGGAATCCGCCGCCCAACGATGAGGTTCGGACCGACCAGTTCGTCGGCGGCGACTTCAGGCTGCTGTTCGGGATGCAGTACGAGCGTCCGCTGCTCGACGACTTCCTGCGCGGCGTGGTGTTCATCGATCAGGGCACCGTCCTCGATGACCCCGGGCTGAGTGACTGGCGTGCCTCGGTTGGTTTTGGTTTCCGGATCAAAGCGCCGTTCCTGGGCGCGGCTCCGTTTGCGTTGGACTTTGGCTTCCCGCTGCTCAAGCAGAAGGACGACGAGACGCAGCTGATCAGCTTCGATATCTCGCTGCCCTTCCAGTAA
- a CDS encoding thiamine pyrophosphate-dependent enzyme yields MTMATEDATVVESRPSDALSAEELLDMLWMLRLIRRFEERTMQSYMQQKIGGFCHIYIGQEAVATGICAAIRHEDPIVGPYRDHGHALAKGMDPNYCMAEMFGKITGCAKGKGGSMHMFDRPNHMYGGHAIVGGQCPLGAGLGFALQYEEKDGLAVCFLGDGALNQGAFMEAMNLASIWNLPVMFVLENNQYSMGTHIARGTSMAEDLAAKAEAFGMRYAECDGHDVLDVYDVFAREAARTRGAKNPQWERGAIPTYSREGRDPGPVFVNAKTYRYQGHSMSDPQKYRSKDEVAEVQQRDCIESLERHLLDRGMADQARFDEIDARAKQVATDSVKFAEASEPLSADELYTDVYVNTFGPYRRGETVQILRDAENKD; encoded by the coding sequence ATGACCATGGCCACGGAGGACGCCACGGTGGTTGAGTCCCGCCCGAGTGATGCGCTCTCTGCCGAAGAGCTGTTGGACATGCTCTGGATGCTGCGCCTGATCCGCCGCTTCGAAGAGCGGACCATGCAGAGCTATATGCAACAGAAGATCGGCGGTTTCTGCCACATCTACATCGGCCAGGAAGCCGTCGCGACCGGTATCTGCGCCGCCATCCGACACGAAGACCCCATCGTCGGACCCTACCGCGACCACGGCCACGCGCTGGCCAAGGGCATGGACCCCAACTACTGCATGGCCGAGATGTTCGGCAAGATCACCGGCTGTGCCAAGGGCAAGGGCGGGTCGATGCACATGTTCGACCGGCCCAATCACATGTATGGCGGCCACGCGATCGTCGGCGGTCAGTGCCCGCTCGGAGCCGGACTCGGCTTCGCCCTCCAGTACGAAGAGAAAGACGGCCTCGCCGTCTGCTTCCTCGGCGACGGTGCCCTCAACCAGGGCGCGTTCATGGAAGCCATGAACCTCGCTTCCATCTGGAACCTCCCCGTCATGTTCGTGCTGGAGAACAACCAGTACTCCATGGGCACCCACATCGCACGAGGCACCTCCATGGCCGAGGACCTCGCCGCCAAGGCCGAGGCCTTCGGCATGCGCTACGCCGAGTGCGACGGGCACGACGTGCTCGACGTCTACGACGTCTTCGCTCGCGAAGCAGCCAGGACACGCGGCGCCAAGAACCCCCAGTGGGAACGCGGCGCCATCCCGACCTACAGCCGAGAAGGACGCGACCCCGGCCCGGTCTTTGTCAACGCCAAGACCTACCGCTACCAGGGCCACTCGATGTCCGACCCGCAGAAATACCGCAGCAAGGACGAGGTCGCCGAGGTCCAGCAACGCGACTGCATCGAGTCGCTCGAACGCCACCTGCTCGACCGCGGCATGGCCGATCAGGCCAGGTTCGACGAGATCGACGCACGGGCCAAACAGGTCGCCACCGACTCGGTGAAGTTCGCCGAGGCGTCCGAACCCCTCTCCGCCGACGAGCTGTACACCGACGTTTACGTCAACACCTTCGGGCCCTATCGCCGTGGCGAAACGGTACAGATCCTCCGCGACGCGGAGAACAAGGACTGA
- a CDS encoding BRCT domain-containing protein: MRLSVLLVGLLCCVAGCQYTDDVAIEGNAFYLYGEMRPGTRSSIESIIDERGGTITATLTDETAMVIQGEAPPSVEPLDRTEGGDETLTQWAIDSTSAQHYDHLTTRVERMGVTVKSPRTFLHLATREEVNWTKVFTLGIAD; this comes from the coding sequence ATGCGTCTTTCGGTTCTGCTGGTCGGTCTGCTCTGCTGCGTCGCCGGGTGTCAATACACGGATGACGTCGCGATCGAAGGCAACGCCTTCTACCTCTACGGCGAGATGCGCCCGGGCACACGCTCGAGCATCGAGTCGATCATCGACGAGCGTGGCGGAACCATCACCGCCACCCTCACCGACGAAACCGCCATGGTCATCCAGGGCGAAGCGCCCCCCAGCGTCGAGCCGCTCGACCGCACCGAGGGAGGCGACGAGACCCTCACGCAGTGGGCGATTGATTCGACCTCCGCCCAGCACTACGACCACCTCACCACACGCGTCGAGCGCATGGGCGTGACCGTCAAGTCACCCCGAACCTTCCTCCACCTCGCCACCCGCGAGGAAGTGAACTGGACCAAGGTGTTCACGCTCGGCATCGCCGACTAA
- a CDS encoding alpha-ketoacid dehydrogenase subunit beta — translation MVASDRKLQYREALREAMQEEMRRDERVFLMGEEVAEYHGAYKVSQGMVEEFGPRRIVDSPISETGFAGLGVGAAMYGLRPIIEFMSWSFCLVAADQIINNAPKMLYMSGGQFGCPAVFRGNNGAGGQLGSTHSWSVESLFSHVPGLKLAVPSTPRDAKGLLKAGIRDEDPFFNLESERMLGMGARGDKDFSRYLKGGKWAPPEDDDDFVIELGVADVKKSGSDCTVVSAGRPVHFALEAAEALEKEGIDVEVVDVRTYRPLDIETIASSVRKTNYAVVVDQSWPFASVGAEVAAQIYERCFDDLDNQVIRVHNDDVPAPYNREMEQACLPNTKKIIEAVKAVTYNA, via the coding sequence ATGGTCGCAAGTGACCGCAAGCTGCAGTACCGAGAAGCCCTGCGTGAGGCCATGCAGGAAGAGATGCGACGCGACGAACGCGTCTTCCTCATGGGCGAAGAAGTCGCCGAGTACCACGGTGCCTATAAAGTCAGTCAGGGCATGGTCGAGGAATTCGGCCCGCGACGCATCGTTGACTCACCCATCTCCGAGACCGGCTTCGCCGGCCTCGGCGTCGGCGCCGCGATGTACGGCCTGCGACCCATCATCGAGTTCATGAGCTGGTCCTTCTGCCTCGTCGCCGCCGACCAGATCATCAACAACGCCCCCAAGATGCTCTACATGTCCGGCGGACAGTTCGGCTGTCCTGCCGTGTTCCGAGGCAACAACGGCGCGGGCGGCCAGCTCGGCTCGACCCACTCGTGGTCCGTTGAATCCCTCTTCTCACACGTTCCCGGGCTCAAACTCGCCGTCCCCTCCACCCCGCGCGACGCCAAGGGCCTGCTCAAGGCCGGCATCCGCGACGAGGACCCCTTCTTCAACCTCGAGTCCGAACGCATGCTCGGCATGGGCGCGCGAGGCGACAAGGACTTCTCACGCTACCTCAAGGGCGGCAAGTGGGCGCCACCCGAAGACGATGACGACTTCGTCATCGAGCTCGGCGTCGCCGACGTCAAGAAATCGGGCAGCGACTGCACCGTCGTCTCCGCGGGACGCCCGGTCCACTTCGCGCTCGAAGCCGCCGAGGCCCTCGAAAAAGAAGGCATCGACGTCGAGGTCGTGGACGTGCGCACCTACCGGCCCCTCGACATCGAAACGATTGCTTCCTCGGTCAGGAAGACCAACTACGCCGTGGTCGTCGACCAGAGCTGGCCGTTCGCCTCGGTCGGCGCCGAGGTCGCGGCACAGATCTACGAACGCTGCTTCGACGACCTCGACAACCAGGTCATCCGCGTCCACAACGACGACGTCCCAGCGCCCTACAACCGCGAGATGGAGCAGGCCTGCCTGCCGAACACGAAGAAGATCATCGAAGCCGTCAAGGCCGTGACGTACAACGCCTGA
- a CDS encoding dihydrolipoamide acetyltransferase family protein yields the protein MPITIEMPRLSDTMEEGTLLKWNVGVGDKVSAGDHLADVETDKATMELQAFEDGTVARIQINEGDTVPIGEVIMVLAGDGESVEDAAAAEAPSSGDAEGPQADADDTSSDDAAADEPAKSAESASAPKPSGGKIKVSPLARKLAEEKGVDLASIQGTGPDGRIIKRDILKAAEGGSQQSGSAPASEGVISTEPIGAGTAAPATAATSLEAKTIKLSGMRKTIARRLVESKTTVPHFSVSAAVSMDALLELRSTLNQQLDAQNVKLSVNDFILRAVALAAVQHPVVNSSWGGDSIQQHGTVNIGIAVALPEERGGGLVVPVINDVQNKGLRQISAETKALAKKARETGLSPEEMSGSTIAVSNIGMYGSEMVVPIINPPNAVIMGIGAALQQAVVKDGQIVPGYVMRVTLSGDHRVVDGATAAEYLQTLTSMLEQPAGLLV from the coding sequence ATGCCGATCACGATAGAGATGCCACGACTCTCCGACACCATGGAAGAGGGAACCCTCCTCAAGTGGAACGTCGGCGTCGGCGACAAGGTCTCCGCGGGCGACCACCTCGCGGACGTCGAGACCGACAAGGCCACCATGGAACTCCAGGCCTTCGAGGACGGCACCGTCGCCAGGATCCAGATCAACGAGGGCGACACCGTTCCGATCGGCGAGGTCATCATGGTCCTCGCCGGCGATGGCGAGTCGGTTGAAGACGCCGCCGCCGCCGAGGCTCCCTCGAGTGGTGATGCCGAAGGACCGCAAGCCGATGCGGACGACACATCATCCGATGACGCGGCCGCCGACGAGCCCGCGAAGTCTGCAGAGAGCGCTTCGGCCCCCAAGCCGTCCGGCGGCAAGATCAAGGTCAGCCCGCTCGCCCGCAAACTCGCCGAGGAGAAAGGCGTCGACCTCGCCAGCATTCAGGGCACCGGTCCCGACGGACGCATCATCAAGCGTGACATCCTCAAGGCCGCAGAGGGCGGCTCCCAGCAGTCAGGCTCCGCTCCGGCCAGCGAGGGCGTCATCAGCACCGAACCCATCGGAGCCGGCACCGCCGCGCCCGCCACCGCAGCCACGTCACTCGAGGCCAAGACCATCAAGCTCTCGGGCATGCGCAAGACCATCGCCCGCCGACTCGTCGAGAGCAAGACGACCGTCCCCCACTTCTCCGTCTCGGCCGCCGTCTCCATGGACGCGCTGCTCGAACTCCGCTCGACGCTCAACCAGCAGCTTGATGCCCAGAACGTCAAGCTCTCGGTGAACGACTTCATCCTCCGTGCCGTCGCGCTCGCCGCGGTTCAGCACCCCGTGGTCAACAGCTCCTGGGGCGGTGATTCGATCCAGCAGCACGGCACCGTGAACATCGGCATCGCCGTCGCCCTGCCCGAAGAGCGTGGCGGCGGACTCGTTGTGCCCGTCATCAACGACGTCCAGAACAAGGGTCTTCGCCAGATCTCGGCCGAGACCAAGGCGCTGGCCAAGAAGGCCCGCGAAACCGGCCTATCGCCCGAGGAGATGTCCGGCTCCACCATCGCGGTCTCCAACATCGGCATGTATGGCTCCGAGATGGTCGTGCCGATCATCAACCCGCCGAATGCCGTCATCATGGGCATCGGCGCAGCGCTGCAGCAGGCCGTGGTCAAGGATGGGCAGATCGTCCCAGGCTACGTCATGCGGGTCACGCTCTCGGGCGACCACCGCGTCGTCGACGGCGCGACCGCTGCCGAGTACCTCCAGACGCTCACCAGCATGCTCGAACAACCCGCCGGCCTGCTGGTCTGA
- a CDS encoding PHP domain-containing protein — translation MPTETCDLHAHSTASDGLTPPSELASIAQTAGLGAFALTDHDTTAGVADARAAAERLGIGFLPGIELSANPFSILERHEHAHWGTLHVLGYGIDEADTSLQAVCDELANARNERNPEIVDRLNSLGVKISYEQVVASASATGSNVVGRPHIAAVLQERGYVRSHHEAFRRYIGEGAPAYVRKDALSAGRAIETIRAAGGVAVLAHPIQLTRDRDLLGRALIRLRELGLQGVEVIHPDQKAGTRQGLAHHARRLGLLMTGGSDFHGKEHGAKLGAMRVPLNYHKTLSAKIEYLSRASQDRKS, via the coding sequence ATGCCGACCGAGACCTGTGACCTGCACGCCCACTCGACCGCTTCAGACGGTCTGACCCCGCCGTCCGAGCTTGCCTCGATTGCCCAGACCGCGGGACTGGGCGCGTTCGCGTTAACGGACCACGACACCACGGCGGGTGTCGCCGACGCCCGCGCGGCCGCGGAGCGGCTTGGCATCGGGTTTCTGCCGGGCATCGAGCTGTCGGCGAACCCGTTCTCGATCCTCGAACGCCACGAGCACGCCCACTGGGGGACGCTGCACGTTCTGGGATATGGCATCGACGAGGCGGACACGTCGCTTCAGGCGGTGTGCGACGAGCTGGCCAACGCCCGCAACGAGCGGAACCCGGAGATCGTGGACCGGCTCAATTCGCTGGGGGTGAAGATCTCGTACGAGCAGGTGGTGGCCTCGGCGAGCGCGACCGGTTCGAACGTCGTCGGCCGGCCGCACATCGCGGCGGTGCTGCAGGAGAGGGGGTATGTGCGGTCGCATCACGAGGCGTTTCGTCGCTACATCGGCGAAGGTGCGCCGGCTTACGTGCGCAAGGACGCGTTGTCGGCGGGGCGGGCGATCGAGACGATCCGCGCCGCGGGCGGCGTCGCGGTGCTGGCCCATCCGATACAGCTGACTCGTGACCGTGACCTTCTGGGCAGGGCGTTGATCCGGCTGAGGGAGTTGGGTCTTCAGGGGGTGGAGGTCATCCACCCGGATCAGAAGGCGGGGACGCGTCAGGGTCTGGCACACCATGCAAGAAGGCTGGGGTTGCTGATGACGGGTGGATCAGACTTCCATGGCAAAGAGCACGGCGCGAAGCTGGGTGCCATGCGTGTGCCGCTGAACTATCACAAGACGCTGTCGGCGAAGATCGAGTACCTGAGCCGGGCGTCCCAGGACAGAAAGAGTTGA
- a CDS encoding thiol-disulfide oxidoreductase DCC family protein, with amino-acid sequence MPGTPLTRSQTAPVFFFDGDCGFCQRSVLMLIRMDPARVLRFAPLAGETARTLNIPDEPGGGTAVYRDAQGTVWRLSDAPLRALRDTASLWSWTAWLGWWVPRPVRDAVYRWIAKRRRGLVTTCVPLPEGRVLA; translated from the coding sequence GTGCCTGGAACACCTCTAACCCGATCCCAGACCGCTCCCGTCTTCTTCTTCGATGGTGACTGCGGATTCTGCCAGCGATCCGTCCTCATGCTCATCCGCATGGACCCGGCCCGTGTGCTGCGCTTCGCGCCCCTCGCCGGCGAAACCGCCCGAACCCTCAACATCCCCGATGAACCGGGTGGCGGCACCGCCGTCTACCGCGACGCGCAGGGCACCGTCTGGCGCCTCAGCGACGCACCCCTCCGCGCACTCCGCGACACCGCCAGCCTCTGGAGCTGGACCGCGTGGCTCGGCTGGTGGGTGCCCCGACCCGTCCGCGACGCCGTCTACCGCTGGATTGCCAAACGCCGTCGGGGCCTGGTCACCACCTGCGTGCCCCTGCCCGAGGGACGGGTGCTCGCCTGA
- a CDS encoding CPBP family intramembrane glutamic endopeptidase → MARANRDIPKPSANPTYWEQTRWPLQSLLFLLPLLVIYELGAWWLAPAHGTRLPPIFAERLMSDFFHVLGVSGYYLPGILVTVVLLVWHVVRRDPWKTAPKTLGLMWVESVFLAIPLIILMATIFRQPINPPDAEQLAMLAASPNSDALASISSWPEGVVFSIGAGIYEELLFRLIAISLIHMVLSDLLALPEPASSLSAVILSAVLFAVYHFDVMNPLDWTAHDWYRFGFYMFAGLYFSGVFVLRGFGIVAGTHAMYDIIVVTQHFITHEPSA, encoded by the coding sequence ATGGCCAGAGCCAACCGGGACATCCCGAAGCCGAGCGCCAACCCGACCTACTGGGAGCAGACCCGCTGGCCCCTGCAGTCGCTGCTCTTTCTGCTGCCTCTGCTGGTGATTTACGAGCTCGGCGCGTGGTGGCTTGCGCCGGCGCACGGGACGCGGCTGCCGCCGATTTTTGCGGAGCGGCTGATGTCGGACTTCTTCCACGTTCTGGGCGTGTCGGGCTATTACCTGCCGGGCATCCTGGTGACGGTGGTGTTGCTGGTGTGGCACGTGGTCCGGCGTGATCCCTGGAAGACCGCGCCGAAGACCCTGGGTCTGATGTGGGTGGAGTCGGTTTTTCTGGCGATCCCGCTGATCATCCTGATGGCGACGATCTTCCGGCAGCCGATCAACCCGCCCGACGCCGAGCAGTTGGCGATGCTCGCCGCGTCGCCGAACTCGGACGCGTTGGCGAGTATTTCGAGCTGGCCGGAGGGCGTGGTGTTTTCGATCGGTGCGGGGATCTACGAGGAGCTGCTGTTTCGGCTGATCGCGATCTCGCTGATCCACATGGTTCTGTCTGATCTGCTCGCGTTGCCGGAGCCGGCGAGTTCGCTGTCGGCGGTCATCCTCTCGGCGGTGTTGTTCGCGGTCTATCACTTCGACGTGATGAACCCGCTCGACTGGACCGCGCACGACTGGTACCGGTTTGGCTTCTACATGTTTGCGGGTCTCTACTTCTCGGGCGTCTTCGTGCTCCGTGGCTTCGGGATCGTGGCGGGGACGCACGCGATGTACGACATCATTGTGGTGACGCAGCACTTCATCACGCACGAGCCCTCGGCGTGA
- a CDS encoding adenine phosphoribosyltransferase → MLQLTDLIRDIPDFPKPGILFKDITPLLGSPAGLALAVEMMASPYRGQGIQKVCGAESRGFIFGTAIAQALSAGFVPIRKPGKLPAETKAISYDLEYGSDTLEIHADAVHPGEKILMVDDLLATGGTMKACCDLVSGIGAEIVGITVLIELLALKGREHIGGPIDIHAVLEF, encoded by the coding sequence ATGCTCCAGCTCACCGACCTGATCCGTGACATCCCCGACTTCCCGAAGCCGGGCATTCTGTTCAAAGACATCACGCCGCTGCTGGGCAGCCCCGCCGGTCTGGCTCTGGCGGTCGAGATGATGGCCTCGCCTTACCGCGGCCAGGGCATCCAGAAGGTGTGCGGGGCCGAGTCACGCGGGTTTATCTTCGGGACGGCGATCGCTCAGGCTCTTTCTGCGGGTTTCGTGCCGATCCGCAAGCCGGGCAAGCTGCCGGCGGAGACGAAGGCGATTTCGTACGACCTCGAGTACGGCTCGGACACCCTCGAGATCCACGCCGACGCGGTGCACCCGGGCGAGAAGATCCTGATGGTGGATGATCTTCTGGCGACGGGGGGCACGATGAAGGCGTGCTGCGATCTGGTGTCGGGCATCGGGGCAGAGATCGTGGGGATCACGGTGCTGATCGAGTTGCTGGCGCTCAAGGGTCGCGAGCACATCGGCGGGCCGATCGACATTCATGCGGTCCTCGAATTCTGA